Below is a window of uncultured Flavobacterium sp. DNA.
GTATTTGACAGAATTAGAGAGTTCATTATCGGAAACCGTAAAGGTAGTTTTGAAAATATCGTAAATGCTTCTATTAACACTACATTATCAAGAACGTTGAATACGTCATTAATGATGATCATTGTATTATTGACAATGTTTGTTTTTGGTGGAGAATCTATTAGAGGATTTATCTTTGCAATGTTAATTGGTATTGTTGTAGGTACTTATTCTTCATTATTTATCGCGACTCCAGTATTGGTTGATACGATTTCTAAAGATGATAAACATACAATCGAAGACAAACACAATAAAGCAGCATAATTAATTGCTTAAATTATATTAAAAAGATCCAGTGAAAACTGGATCTTTTTTTATGCCTAATATTTTAATGTTTCGAATTTGTGATAAGATGATTTTTGGTTTAATATTCTTTTGAACGTTCGCAATGCAAGATTAGAAGCGAGGAATGCACATTATATGCTAAAAAATATTTTAGGATAGCTTTTGGTAAAAACGTTTAAATATTGATTTTATCTATTTTAGAATTATAATCCTGCATATTAATCTTTATATAATAGATGTCAAGGCTTATATTTAGGTATAAGTTTATATTTTTTATTTTATTTGAAAGAAAAGTATTATATTTATTTATATTTTTAGAACTAATTTTTTATTAATATATGAAAGCTAATACCAATTACAATTTTAAAGTCGTGCATATTGTTGATTTTGAATTATTTGACGAAAAAGCTACTGCGAACAGTACTTATGATATTCAATTTGAACAATTGGAAAGTAAAAATTTACACATAGAAGTGCGTCGTAATGATTTTAAAGTAAATGATAAAAAAATTGAATCAAAGCTTGAAGAAATTGCCTATGAATATAATAATTCCATATTTCCAGTTTTATTTAATGTAGAAGATAGAGCTTTTTCTATTTCAAATTATTCTGAAATTGCAGAACGCATAAAAGCAAAAGACGAAGAACTTAAATTGAAACACGAAGGTCCGGAATTTGAGTATATTCGAAACGAGTTTTTAGAAAACGCGGCAAAGGATGAAAATTCAATAACTCAATATTTTTCTTCTTTAGGTTTGATGAAAGTAGTAATGCTTTGTTTTCAGGAAGCAGAAAATCAGGAACGCTATCATTTTCACTGGGATATTATTCCGATTGAAGCTAATTTTTCTTGGGACGGAAAGATAAAATTTGATTCTACTTTAAAAATGTTAATTTTAGAAGGGTACGAAGCAAATAATGAAGAACTTTTTAAGAAAATAAAAGAATGTGCTATTGCTTATATGTCTCCTGAACAACTAACTGATCTGGAAGCTCCTACTAGTGCTAGTGTTAAGAATAAAACTCAATTTGTAAATACCAAACTCGATTTAGAATTCTCTGAAACCGAGGTAAAAATAAATAATCCATATTTTAATTACCACGAAACATTATCCATCAATCGTAAGTATTAATTATGTGCAATTACCTAATAGATTAAACGGCTATTAAGTAAGATTTAAGATACTCTGTTATTTCACAATTGGACAACATGTTTCGAACGTTGGTTACAATGCTAAAAATATTGAAGTGAGAATCTCAAATTCTCTGTAAAATATAAAACCCGATATCTTAATGTATCGGGTTTTATATTTTATATTTCTGAACTTCAAATTTAAGATGCTGCTAAAGGGTTTCTTTGTGCTCTAATAATAAAGAAAAGGCCAATAATGATAAAAGGTATACTTAGCCATTGTCCTGTTGAGAAAAGGCCTAATTCTTCTTCGATTCCACCTTGGCTTTCTTTTACAAATTCTACGATGAAACGTACCACAAATAAAAGAACTAAAAACAATCCGAAAAGATATCCTGATTTAAGTCTTGCATTTGTTTTCCAGTATAAGAAATACAAAGTAGCAAATACAAATATATAGCAGATTCCTTCGTACAATTGTGTTGGATGTTTTGCCGGAACCTGAGCTAATAAATCAGCAAATTTAGGATCAGTTGCAATCGCTGTATAAGCATCTTTAGGATTCGCGATTTGAGTTTTTTCTACAGCTTCGGCTTTACTGAATTGATCGTGTAAAAAACGAATTCCAAATGCAGATGTAGTTTCGTGTCCGATGATTTCAGAATTGAAAAAATTTCCTAAACGAACAAAAATGGCACCACTAGCTACAGGAATAACAACACGGTCTAAAATCCATAATATAGGACGTTTTAAGATCATTTTGCTATAGTAGTACATCGCAATAATGATTGCGATTGCAGCACCGTGGCTTGCTAAACCTTGAAAACCTGTGAATTCAAATTTTGGTTCGAATTTAACTGGTAAAAAGATTTCCAATAAATGATTTCTAAAATACTCCCAATCATAAAAGAAAACATGTCCTAAACGTGCGCCTATCAAAGTTGCTAAAACGGTCCAAACAAATAAAGAGTCTAGTTTTTCTATTGATTCGTTTTCGCGTTCGAAGATTTTTTTCATTAGGAACCATCCTAAACCAAAGGCAATTACGAACATTAAGCTGTAATAACGAATCATAAAAAATCCTAAATCGATTCCTTCTGATGGGTTCCAAACGATGTTTAAGGCATGTGTCATGTAGTATTGTATTTTTTTATTGGTTGTAAAAATAAATATTTAAAGTAGAGATCCTCATTATAAAAAGTTAATGTTTATGTGAACATTTCTTTTCAGGAACGGGATCGTAGCCAGTTCTTCCCCAAGGATGACAGCTCAAAATGCGTTTCATTCCCAGGTAGCCTCCATAAAATAGTCCATGTTTTTGCAGTGCTTCAATCATATAACTGGAACACGTAGGTTCGAATCGGCATGACGCTGGTGTAAAAGGCGAAATGGCACTTTGATAAAAGCGGACTAATAAAACAAATGGAGTAATTACTTTCATGATTTATTAGAAAATAAATGGATTAGATAGAGAAGCTTGTGCCTTCTTTTCCGTCTTTCAACTGAATACCTAAAGCAATCAGCTGATCACGAATTTGATCAGAAAGGGCAAAGTTTTTATCTGCTCTGGCTTGATTTCTCATTCCGATAAGCATGTTAACAACACCTTCTAATTTGTCGTTATTACCATCGGCTGCTTTATCATCGCTTAAGCCTAAAACATCAAAGACAAAAGCATTGATTGCTTTTGTGAATGTTGATAGATCTTCTGCAGTAAGCGTTTCTTTTTCTTCTTTTAATAAATTGATGTAACGAACAGCCTCGAATAATTGTGCGATTAAAATAGGAGTATTAAAATCATCATTCATGGCGTCGTAGCACAATTGTTTCCAGGAATTGATATCTATAGAGCTTTTTGCACTTGCGGTAATAGTTGGTAAAGCATCAACAGCTTCCATTAATCTTTTATATCCCTTTTCTGCAGCAACAATTGCATCATCAGAAAAATCTAAAATACTTCTGTAATGGGCTTGTAACATGAAAAAACGGGTTACAGATGCTGAGAAAGCTTTGCTTAAAATATTGTTGTCTCCGCTTAAAATTTCTCCGGGTAAAATATTATTACCGGTTGATTTTGCCATTTTTTTACCGTTCAAAGTAAGC
It encodes the following:
- the yidD gene encoding membrane protein insertion efficiency factor YidD, whose protein sequence is MKVITPFVLLVRFYQSAISPFTPASCRFEPTCSSYMIEALQKHGLFYGGYLGMKRILSCHPWGRTGYDPVPEKKCSHKH
- the lgt gene encoding prolipoprotein diacylglyceryl transferase, which gives rise to MTHALNIVWNPSEGIDLGFFMIRYYSLMFVIAFGLGWFLMKKIFERENESIEKLDSLFVWTVLATLIGARLGHVFFYDWEYFRNHLLEIFLPVKFEPKFEFTGFQGLASHGAAIAIIIAMYYYSKMILKRPILWILDRVVIPVASGAIFVRLGNFFNSEIIGHETTSAFGIRFLHDQFSKAEAVEKTQIANPKDAYTAIATDPKFADLLAQVPAKHPTQLYEGICYIFVFATLYFLYWKTNARLKSGYLFGLFLVLLFVVRFIVEFVKESQGGIEEELGLFSTGQWLSIPFIIIGLFFIIRAQRNPLAAS